The following proteins are co-located in the Castanea sativa cultivar Marrone di Chiusa Pesio chromosome 8, ASM4071231v1 genome:
- the LOC142606216 gene encoding uncharacterized protein LOC142606216 — translation MLTQDHEQLDIHIIEKELRDIVKDDPNIRISSLQQSLYNKYEYQPSYFKVWEAKQKAIGRAIGRAFGDWDKSYPLLPTWLKVLTDSNLGNRVIWRTILATVPGCAIFERVFWAFGPSIEGFQHCRPVISIDGTFLYSKYKGMENQLLKYQIIRDRITQLNADGDKYLRELPVQKWTLAHDGGHRYGAMTTNLSESFNGVLKSARNLPITALVELTYYRYEAYFANRYTKARAEITAGERITAYAKNKFNKWKKKAPKHSVTVFSHEDGLFEVRTPINPNSAYRGNHRHKVNLRENTCSCQKWQVYKILCSHVIAVCKYQGISAMRYIDCCYCLEEQVACYAPRFRMVPDSVHWNEPDFPVLYPNVKLRRAKGRPRLTRLLNEMDLGTEH, via the exons ATGCTTACACAAGATCACGAGCAATTAGACATTCATATTATTGAGAAAGAGTTAAGGGATATTGTCAAAGATGATCCAAACATAAGGATTTCTTCGCTTCAACAGAGTCTTTACAATAAGTACGAATACCAGCCTTCTTATTTTAAGGTGTGGGAGGCAAAACAGAAGGCAATTGGTAGGGCAATTGGTAGAGCATTTGGTGATTGGGACAAATCTTACCCATTATTGCCAACATGGTTGAAAGTTTTGACTGATTCAAACCTGGGCAACAGGGTTATTTGGAGAACGATACTTGCTACTGTGCCAGGCTGTGCCATATTCGAGAGAGTGTTCTGGGCTTTTGGTCCATCAATTGAAGGTTTTCAACATTGTAGGCCAGTGATTAGTATAGATGGAACTTTCCTATATAGTAAGTACAAAG GCATGGAGAATCAGCTACTAAAGTATCAAATAATAAGGGATAGAATTACTCAATTAAATGCAGATGGTGATAAGTATTTAAGGGAATTACCAGTGCAGAAGTGGACATTAGCACACGATGGTGGACATCGTTATGGGGCAATGACCACAAATTTGTCTGAAAGCTTCAACGGTGTTCTAAAGAGTGCTAGAAATCTGCCCATAACTGCGTTAGTTGAGCTTACATACTACCGTTATGAAGCCTACTTTGCCAATCGGTATACTAAGGCACGCGCAGAGATTACAGCCGGTGAACGCATtacagcctatgcaaagaataaattcaataaatggaaaaaaaaggcACCAAAGCATTCAGTTACTGTGTTTAGTCATGAAGATGGTCTATTTGAAGTCAGAACACCAATAAACCCTAACTCTGCATATAGGGGTAATCATCGTCATAAGGTAAATTTGAGGGAGAACACTTGTAGTTGTCAAAAATGGCAGGTTTATAAGATTCTGTGCTCACATGTCATTGCCGTATGTAAATATCAAGGCATCTCTGCAATGCGATATATCGACTGCTGCTACTGTTTGGAAGAACAAGTTGCTTGTTATGCACCTAGATTTCGCATGGTTCCAGACAGTGTACATTGGAATGAGCCTGATTTCCCGGTCTTGTATCCTAATGTGAAGTTGCGCCGTGCAAAAGGTCGACCAAGATTAACTCGGCTTCTAAATGAAATGGATTTAGGGACAGAGCATTAA